A region from the Tachyglossus aculeatus isolate mTacAcu1 chromosome X2, mTacAcu1.pri, whole genome shotgun sequence genome encodes:
- the N4BP3 gene encoding NEDD4-binding protein 3: protein MATVLGPPANSDPGNSLLSAFGSRAGQPAMGSVGSLIEKQDFSPEELRAAFGGSRGPRQPDGLLKRGLGQRELLSYLHLAKRDPKGEKRFPAASQAFRRDYGVDGELEADYQGIYYRDHSRAADFTKTSLPERGRFDKCRIRPSVFKPVAGKSFLSMQSLSASKGQKLWKSNGSLHTLVCNPPVSPCNGGAGPASRPGPPRAHLLHTISLDQEGPAGPSDCGGPPPVAAQSQLSASVGHLNRIGGSLDRGSRGLRDPLAGAEQGPPATLGRLQGAGEPPPPYEFAYSVEEVVKQLEDRLQDKGGELQQLKRSLSDENGQDPFTQVLEDKQRLWMDELEELKQMYVEKLHEVSQKAQRSERSLQLQLFIAQQEKKRLRKELSAQQGSAEDPRGARPTGDHVPPKLEETKWEVCQKTAEISLLKQQLREAQAETARKLAEIFSLKTQLRGSRAEVEAKDCELARLRDSVRALRDPETRDAGSPAPAAAGQDVPGGEAEAEEEGGREERLRAELRREREQGRERALLFERERRTWQEEKDKVLRYQREIQVSYMEMYHRNQALERQLRELRTPPPPEPDSPWIQRVASSEI from the exons ATGGCCACAGTCCTGGGGCCACCTGCAAACAGTGACCCTGGCAACAGCCTCCTGTCGGCCTTTGGGTCCCGAGCTGGCCAGCCGGCCATGGGCAGTGTGGGGAGCCTGATTGAGAAGCAGGACTTCTCCCCCGAGGAGCTGCGGGCCGCCTTTGGGGGCTCCCGGGGCCCCCGCCAGCCTGACGGACTCCTGAAGAGGGGCCTGGGCCAGCGGGAGCTCCTCAGCTACCTGCACCTGGCCAAGAGGGACCCCAAGGGCGAGAAGCGCTTCCCGGCGGCGAGCCAGGCCTTCCGGCGGGACTACGGGGTGGACGGCGAGCTGGAGGCCGACTACCAGGGCATCTACTACCGCGACCACTCGCGGGCGGCCGACTTCACCAAGACCTCCCTCCCCGAGAGGGGCCGCTTTGACAAG TGCCGGATCCGCCCTTCGGTCTTCAAGCCGGTGGCGGGGAAGAGCTTCCTGTCCATGCAGAGCCTGTCGGCTTCCAAGGGCCAGAAGCTGTGGAAAAGCAACGGCAGCCTCCACACCCTGGTGTGCAACCCTCCCGTGAGCCCCTGCAAcggcggggccgggcccgccTCGCGCCCGGGTCCGCCCCGGGCCCACCTGCTGCACACCATCAGCCTGGACCAGGAGGGGCCGGCCGGCCCCTCGGACTGCGGCGGCCCCCCGCCCGTGGCGGCCCAGAGCCAGCTCAGCGCCTCCGTGGGCCACCTCAACCGCATCGGGGGCTCCCTGGACCGGGGGTCGCGGGGCCTCAGGGACCCTCTGGCCGGGGCGGAGCAGGGGCCGCCGGCCACCCTGGGCCGCCTGCAGGGCGCGGGGGAGCCCCCGCCGCCCTATGAGTTTGCCTACTCGGTGGAGGAGGTGGTGAAGCAGCTGGAGGATCGGCTGCAGGACAAGGGCGGGGAGTTGCAGCAGCTCAAGAGGAGCCTGAGCGATGAGAACGGCCAAGATCCCTTCACACAG GTGCTGGAGGACAAGCAGCGGCTCTGGATGGACGAGCTGGAGGAGCTGAAGCAGATGTACGTGGAGAAGCTGCACGAGGTGTCCCAGAAGGCCCAACGCAGCGAGCGGAGCCTGCAGCTGCAGCTGTTCATCGCGCAGCAGGAGAAGAAGCGGTTGCGGAAGGAGCTGAGCGCCCAGCAGGGCTCCGCCGAGGACCCCCGGGGGGCCAGGCCCACGGGCGACCACGTCCCCCCCAAGCTGGAGGAGACCAAGTGGGAG GTGTGCCAGAAGACTGCGGAGATCTCGCTGCTGAAGCAGCAGCTACGGGAGGCCCAGGCGGAGACGGCTCGGAAGTTGGCGGAGATCTTCAGCCTGAAGACGCAGCTGCGGGGCAGCCGGGCCGAGGTGGAGGCCAAGGACTGTGAGCTGGCCCGGCTGCGGGACTCGGTGCGGGCCCTGCGGGACCCCGAGACCCGGGACGCCGGCTCCCCGGCCCCCGCGGCGGCCGGCCAGGACGTCCCCGGGGGCGAGGCGGAGGCCGAAGAGGAGGGCGGGCGCGAGGAGCGGCTGAGGGCCGAGCTGCGGCGGGagcgggagcagggccgggagcggGCCCTGCTGTTTGAGCGGGAGCGCCGGAcgtggcaggaggagaaggacaaggtgCTGCGCTACCAGCGGGAGATTCAGGTCAGCTACATGGAGATGTATCACCGCAACCAGGCTCTGGAGCGCCAGCTGCGGGAACTGCGCACGCCCCCGCCCCCGGAGCCCGACTCCCCCTGGATCCAGAGGGTCGCCTCCTCCGAGATCTGA